From the genome of Chlorocebus sabaeus isolate Y175 chromosome 2, mChlSab1.0.hap1, whole genome shotgun sequence, one region includes:
- the STX16 gene encoding syntaxin-16 isoform X5, translating to MALVSGISLDPEAAIGVTKRSPPKWVDGVDEIQYDVGRIKQKMKELASLHDKHLNRPTLDDSSEEEHAIEITTQEITQLFHRCQRAVQALPSRARACSEQEGRLLGNVVASLAQALQELSTSFRHAQSGYLKRMKNREERSQHFFDTSVPLVDDGDDHTLYHRGFTDDQLVLVEQNTLMVEEREREIRQIVQSISDLNEIFRDLGAMIVEQGTVLDRIDYNVEQSCIKTEDGLKQLHKAEQYQKKNRKMLVILILFVIIIVLIVVLVGVKSR from the exons ATGGCACTTGTGTCAGGCATCAGCTTAGATCCAGAAGCAGCAATTGGTGTGACAAAACGGTCACCTCCTAAATGGGTGGATGGAGTGGATGAA attcagtatgatgttggccgGATTAAGCAGAAGATGAAAGAATTGGCCAGCCTTCATGACAAGCATTTAAACAGACCCACCCTGGATGACAGCAGTGAAGAGGAACATGCCATTGAGATAACTACCCAAGAGATCACTCAG CTCTTCCACAGGTGCCAGCGTGCCGTGCAGGCCCTGCCGAGCCGGGCCCGGGCCTGCTCCGAGCAGGAGGGGCGGCTGCTTGGGAACGTGGTGGCCTCGCTGGCGCAGGCCCTGCAGGAACTCTCCACCAGCTTCCGGCACGCACAGTCGGGCTACCTCAAAC GCATGAAGAATCGAGAGGAAAGATCCCAGCATTTTTTTGACACATCAGTACCACTAGTGGATGATGGAGACGATCATACTCTTTACCATCGG GGTTTTACAGATGACCAGTTAGTTCTGGTGGAGCAGAACACACTGATGGTGGAAGAGCGGGAACGAGAGATTCGCCAGATTGTACAATCCATTTCTGACCTGAATGAAATATTCAGGGACTTAGGAGCGATGATTGTAGAACAG GGTACGGTCCTTGATAGAATTGACTATAACGTTGAACAGTCCTGTATCAAAACCGAAGATGGCTTGAAAcagcttcacaag GCAGAACAGTATCAAAAGAAGAATCGGAAGATGCTTgtgattttaatattatttgtcaTCATCATTGTGCTCATTGTTGTCCTCGTTGGCGTGAAGTCTCGATAA
- the STX16 gene encoding syntaxin-16 isoform X3 gives MATRRLTDAFLLLRNNSIQNRQLLAEQELDELADDRMALVSGISLDPEAAIGVTKRSPPKWVDGVDEIQYDVGRIKQKMKELASLHDKHLNRPTLDDSSEEEHAIEITTQEITQLFHRCQRAVQALPSRARACSEQEGRLLGNVVASLAQALQELSTSFRHAQSGYLKRMKNREERSQHFFDTSVPLVDDGDDHTLYHRGFTDDQLVLVEQNTLMVEEREREIRQIVQSISDLNEIFRDLGAMIVEQGTVLDRIDYNVEQSCIKTEDGLKQLHKAEQYQKKNRKMLVILILFVIIIVLIVVLVGVKSR, from the exons CTTGCTGATGACCGTATGGCACTTGTGTCAGGCATCAGCTTAGATCCAGAAGCAGCAATTGGTGTGACAAAACGGTCACCTCCTAAATGGGTGGATGGAGTGGATGAA attcagtatgatgttggccgGATTAAGCAGAAGATGAAAGAATTGGCCAGCCTTCATGACAAGCATTTAAACAGACCCACCCTGGATGACAGCAGTGAAGAGGAACATGCCATTGAGATAACTACCCAAGAGATCACTCAG CTCTTCCACAGGTGCCAGCGTGCCGTGCAGGCCCTGCCGAGCCGGGCCCGGGCCTGCTCCGAGCAGGAGGGGCGGCTGCTTGGGAACGTGGTGGCCTCGCTGGCGCAGGCCCTGCAGGAACTCTCCACCAGCTTCCGGCACGCACAGTCGGGCTACCTCAAAC GCATGAAGAATCGAGAGGAAAGATCCCAGCATTTTTTTGACACATCAGTACCACTAGTGGATGATGGAGACGATCATACTCTTTACCATCGG GGTTTTACAGATGACCAGTTAGTTCTGGTGGAGCAGAACACACTGATGGTGGAAGAGCGGGAACGAGAGATTCGCCAGATTGTACAATCCATTTCTGACCTGAATGAAATATTCAGGGACTTAGGAGCGATGATTGTAGAACAG GGTACGGTCCTTGATAGAATTGACTATAACGTTGAACAGTCCTGTATCAAAACCGAAGATGGCTTGAAAcagcttcacaag GCAGAACAGTATCAAAAGAAGAATCGGAAGATGCTTgtgattttaatattatttgtcaTCATCATTGTGCTCATTGTTGTCCTCGTTGGCGTGAAGTCTCGATAA
- the STX16 gene encoding syntaxin-16 isoform X4 — translation MATRRLTDAFLLLRNNSIQNRQLLAEQLADDRMALVSGISLDPEAAIGVTKRSPPKWVDGVDEIQYDVGRIKQKMKELASLHDKHLNRPTLDDSSEEEHAIEITTQEITQLFHRCQRAVQALPSRARACSEQEGRLLGNVVASLAQALQELSTSFRHAQSGYLKRMKNREERSQHFFDTSVPLVDDGDDHTLYHRGFTDDQLVLVEQNTLMVEEREREIRQIVQSISDLNEIFRDLGAMIVEQGTVLDRIDYNVEQSCIKTEDGLKQLHKAEQYQKKNRKMLVILILFVIIIVLIVVLVGVKSR, via the exons CTTGCTGATGACCGTATGGCACTTGTGTCAGGCATCAGCTTAGATCCAGAAGCAGCAATTGGTGTGACAAAACGGTCACCTCCTAAATGGGTGGATGGAGTGGATGAA attcagtatgatgttggccgGATTAAGCAGAAGATGAAAGAATTGGCCAGCCTTCATGACAAGCATTTAAACAGACCCACCCTGGATGACAGCAGTGAAGAGGAACATGCCATTGAGATAACTACCCAAGAGATCACTCAG CTCTTCCACAGGTGCCAGCGTGCCGTGCAGGCCCTGCCGAGCCGGGCCCGGGCCTGCTCCGAGCAGGAGGGGCGGCTGCTTGGGAACGTGGTGGCCTCGCTGGCGCAGGCCCTGCAGGAACTCTCCACCAGCTTCCGGCACGCACAGTCGGGCTACCTCAAAC GCATGAAGAATCGAGAGGAAAGATCCCAGCATTTTTTTGACACATCAGTACCACTAGTGGATGATGGAGACGATCATACTCTTTACCATCGG GGTTTTACAGATGACCAGTTAGTTCTGGTGGAGCAGAACACACTGATGGTGGAAGAGCGGGAACGAGAGATTCGCCAGATTGTACAATCCATTTCTGACCTGAATGAAATATTCAGGGACTTAGGAGCGATGATTGTAGAACAG GGTACGGTCCTTGATAGAATTGACTATAACGTTGAACAGTCCTGTATCAAAACCGAAGATGGCTTGAAAcagcttcacaag GCAGAACAGTATCAAAAGAAGAATCGGAAGATGCTTgtgattttaatattatttgtcaTCATCATTGTGCTCATTGTTGTCCTCGTTGGCGTGAAGTCTCGATAA